One part of the Sphingobacterium sp. LZ7M1 genome encodes these proteins:
- a CDS encoding DUF819 domain-containing protein, with protein sequence MQITDTEAGPLIENTTVVFGLLMTILGLVFYTSSLSNRYIKGFYNVIPPLLLCYFLPGLLNSFNIIDGENSPLTTIGSRYFLPACLILFVNNLDLKEMWALRKRAGLMFITGTIGILLGGPLAVYLTSLVAPEVVGGTGPDEVWRGLGALAGSWIGGSANQVALKEILQPSPNLFSSIIAVDVFVAYIWMAILLYGASKYKAVDKFFKADSQDVEHLKAKMDERVKVNSRIPETKDFMIMIALAFGGTGLATLLAEPVANFMATHYPETEKFSLTNTFFWLIFFATAIGISLSFTPAKKLEFAGASKIGTVLLYVLITTIGMQMNIMAILGNPGLFVVGFIWISFHAILLIIVGKIFKVPFFYFSVGSMANVGGVASASVMSAAFHPSLISVGVILSVFSYAIGTYAGWLTALLMKIASGV encoded by the coding sequence ATGCAAATAACCGATACAGAAGCCGGACCATTGATAGAGAACACTACGGTGGTCTTTGGATTATTGATGACGATCTTAGGTTTGGTTTTTTACACCTCCAGTCTATCCAACAGATACATCAAGGGATTTTATAATGTCATCCCGCCATTGTTGCTCTGTTATTTCTTACCGGGGCTATTGAATTCGTTTAATATCATCGATGGTGAAAATTCGCCATTGACGACGATCGGGAGCCGTTATTTTCTTCCGGCCTGTTTGATCTTATTTGTGAACAATCTAGACCTCAAGGAGATGTGGGCATTGCGCAAGAGAGCAGGATTGATGTTCATAACAGGTACAATAGGTATCCTATTGGGCGGCCCATTGGCTGTTTACCTGACTTCCTTGGTCGCACCAGAAGTCGTTGGGGGCACAGGGCCCGATGAGGTCTGGCGTGGATTAGGTGCATTGGCAGGTTCATGGATTGGTGGATCTGCAAACCAAGTGGCCTTAAAGGAGATCCTTCAACCTTCTCCTAACCTCTTCTCTTCCATCATCGCCGTGGATGTTTTTGTAGCCTATATCTGGATGGCCATTCTATTATATGGTGCAAGCAAATACAAGGCCGTGGACAAATTCTTCAAGGCCGATTCCCAGGACGTGGAGCACCTAAAGGCAAAAATGGATGAACGCGTAAAAGTTAACAGCCGCATTCCGGAGACGAAAGATTTTATGATCATGATTGCGTTAGCCTTCGGCGGAACGGGACTGGCAACCTTATTGGCAGAACCTGTTGCTAACTTTATGGCAACCCATTATCCGGAGACGGAGAAGTTCTCCCTGACCAATACTTTCTTCTGGTTGATCTTCTTTGCTACTGCCATTGGGATATCCCTATCTTTCACTCCAGCAAAAAAACTGGAATTTGCCGGAGCATCCAAAATCGGAACCGTTCTGTTATACGTACTGATCACCACAATCGGAATGCAGATGAACATCATGGCCATTTTGGGCAACCCTGGTTTATTTGTAGTCGGCTTTATCTGGATCAGTTTCCATGCTATATTGTTGATCATTGTTGGAAAGATCTTTAAGGTGCCATTCTTTTACTTTTCTGTGGGAAGTATGGCGAATGTAGGTGGTGTTGCCTCCGCATCCGTGATGTCTGCTGCCTTTCATCCCTCTTTAATTTCTGTTGGAGTAATCTTATCAGTATTCAGTTATGCAATCGGAACCTATGCAGGATGGTTAACGGCATTGCTGATGAAAATCGCTTCAGGCGTATAA
- a CDS encoding Gfo/Idh/MocA family protein, with amino-acid sequence MDRRNFIKNGGIILGATSLDFSNTNLDFKKKIKVGLVGCGGRGTGAAFQALSADPDVEIVALADIFPEQLETALASLQEAHKDRVNVPEKRKYVGFDAYKNLIASDVDVVLLASPPSFRPDHLTEAVKHGKHIFCEKPMAVDVPGVHKVREAVKVAKEKKLNLVSGYCFRYSTPNRELAKLVHDGSIGDIYAISTFRLGGELTEKPRQPNWTDLKYQLYNWFYYQRYSGDIIVEQTVHSIDFMNWILNRGLPKTVSGTGGRQSRPWDKYGNVFDHFAIEFDYGDGLKGFHFGRQQNGTQPRNSVEAIGTKGNFNVSLLSSYAINGSNPWKFNGKMNNMYQTQHDELFAAIKNKQVINDGDFMADSTLMAIWAREAAYTGSIISLDEILNSTKTYGPSSDGYNWEMEIDTARIPRPGLAT; translated from the coding sequence ATGGACCGAAGAAATTTTATTAAAAACGGTGGTATTATCCTTGGTGCCACTTCATTAGACTTTTCAAATACCAACCTTGATTTCAAGAAAAAAATAAAAGTAGGATTAGTCGGCTGTGGAGGTCGTGGAACAGGAGCCGCCTTTCAGGCCTTATCTGCTGATCCAGATGTCGAAATTGTGGCATTGGCCGATATTTTTCCGGAACAATTGGAAACAGCGCTGGCTTCCCTGCAAGAAGCGCACAAAGATCGCGTCAATGTTCCTGAAAAAAGGAAATATGTAGGTTTTGATGCCTATAAAAACTTAATAGCCTCCGACGTTGACGTCGTGTTGTTGGCCAGCCCTCCGAGCTTTAGACCGGATCATTTGACCGAAGCGGTTAAACATGGTAAACATATCTTCTGTGAAAAGCCTATGGCGGTAGATGTGCCCGGTGTACATAAAGTGCGTGAAGCGGTAAAAGTAGCCAAAGAGAAAAAGTTGAACCTTGTTTCTGGCTATTGCTTTAGGTATTCAACTCCTAACCGTGAATTGGCAAAATTAGTCCATGATGGCAGTATAGGTGATATCTATGCCATCAGTACCTTCAGGTTGGGCGGTGAATTGACCGAAAAACCTAGGCAGCCAAATTGGACCGACCTAAAATATCAATTGTACAATTGGTTTTACTACCAACGCTATTCGGGTGATATCATCGTTGAACAGACCGTGCACAGCATAGATTTCATGAACTGGATCTTAAACCGCGGATTGCCTAAAACCGTTTCAGGAACAGGAGGTAGACAGAGCCGTCCTTGGGACAAGTATGGCAATGTCTTCGACCATTTTGCCATTGAGTTTGATTATGGAGATGGCTTGAAAGGGTTCCATTTCGGCAGACAGCAAAATGGTACCCAACCACGAAACTCCGTAGAAGCAATCGGGACCAAAGGCAATTTTAATGTAAGCCTTTTGAGTTCCTATGCAATCAATGGATCAAATCCGTGGAAATTTAACGGTAAGATGAACAATATGTACCAGACGCAACATGATGAGCTTTTTGCGGCCATCAAGAATAAGCAAGTGATCAATGATGGTGATTTTATGGCGGATTCTACCTTAATGGCTATCTGGGCGCGCGAAGCTGCTTATACTGGTAGCATTATTTCGTTGGATGAAATCTTGAATTCAACCAAAACCTATGGTCCGAGTTCAGATGGATATAATTGGGAAATGGAAATAGATACTGCAAGAATCCCTAGACCGGGATTGGCGACATAA
- a CDS encoding Gfo/Idh/MocA family protein — protein sequence MEKIKILVVGCGNMGASHAQAYHEMEEFEIVGLVSRGDSKKKLNEKLAAQYPLYDSYEQALEESKPDAVCISTYPDTHEDYAIKAFQAGAHVFIEKPLADTVLGAQKVIDAANAADKKLVVGYILRHHPSWIKFIEVAKTMGYPLVMRMNLNQQSQGYMWDVHRNLMKSLSPIVDCGVHYIDVMCQMTNANPVTVSAIGARLTDDIPTDNYNYGQLQIRFDDGSVGWYEAGWGPMISDTAFFVKDVIGPKGCVSIVAKEAGKAGNSDSVESHTKTESLKVHYADINAQNEFLKKDEWLDLTDEPDHQELCNREQRFFLKAIKENLNLEKSMQDAINSLQIAIACDESVKTGEIVKL from the coding sequence TTGGAAAAGATAAAGATTTTAGTGGTTGGCTGTGGTAATATGGGAGCATCCCATGCGCAGGCCTATCATGAGATGGAAGAATTTGAAATTGTAGGACTGGTCTCGCGTGGAGACAGTAAAAAGAAATTGAATGAGAAATTAGCTGCGCAATACCCCTTGTATGACAGCTATGAGCAGGCCCTAGAAGAATCGAAACCGGATGCGGTCTGCATCTCTACCTATCCGGATACCCATGAAGACTATGCCATCAAGGCATTTCAGGCAGGAGCACATGTCTTCATTGAAAAACCCCTTGCGGATACGGTTTTAGGGGCCCAGAAAGTAATCGATGCGGCCAATGCTGCCGATAAAAAACTGGTGGTGGGTTATATTTTAAGGCATCATCCTTCCTGGATTAAATTTATTGAGGTTGCCAAGACCATGGGGTATCCTTTGGTCATGCGCATGAACCTGAACCAGCAAAGCCAAGGCTATATGTGGGATGTGCACCGTAATTTGATGAAAAGCCTGAGCCCAATTGTTGACTGTGGGGTGCATTATATCGATGTGATGTGCCAAATGACCAATGCCAATCCGGTCACTGTATCGGCCATCGGTGCAAGGCTAACGGATGATATACCGACAGATAATTACAATTATGGCCAGCTGCAGATCCGTTTTGATGATGGCAGTGTAGGCTGGTATGAGGCAGGTTGGGGCCCTATGATCAGTGATACGGCGTTCTTTGTAAAAGACGTGATCGGGCCGAAGGGCTGCGTATCCATCGTGGCCAAAGAAGCTGGAAAAGCTGGAAATTCAGACTCTGTCGAGTCACATACCAAAACAGAATCCTTAAAGGTCCATTATGCTGATATCAATGCGCAGAATGAATTTTTGAAAAAAGATGAATGGCTAGACCTAACCGATGAGCCTGACCATCAGGAACTCTGCAACAGGGAACAACGCTTTTTCCTGAAAGCCATAAAGGAAAACTTAAATTTGGAAAAATCAATGCAGGATGCCATCAATAGCCTCCAAATCGCTATTGCATGTGATGAATCTGTAAAGACTGGTGAAATCGTAAAACTCTAA
- a CDS encoding arylsulfatase → MRKYSLLFGLLFLNLMLLAQSKKPNIVLILADDLGYGDLSIYGQEKFSTPNIDALAKKGMLFTDFYAGAPVCAPSRSALMTGQHTGHTHIRGNKEIVPEGQEPLAQQVETFAMALKDAGYRTGAFGKWGLGMVGTTGDPLEKGFDEFYGYNCQRQSHRYYPTHLWDNEERIDLKGNENLMKTTTYAPDLIHQKSLTFIHNYKDGPIFLFIPTVLPHAELIVPEDEIFQEFDGKFEEKPFKGSPYGPNASSGYTSQAKPRATFAAMVTRMDRQVADVVSALEEEGMLENTIIIITSDNGSHREGGADPDFFKSSGPFRGNKRDVYEGGVRTPFIVHWPAQVKANSKSNHIGAFWDVAPTLLEIAQAKPMKQTDGISFLPTLLGKKGQKEHEYLYWEFHEQGGKQGLRLGDYKAIRLNAKGNPDAEIAIYHLPTDVAEQNNIAAKHPELVKKAKKIMAEARTESDIFPFQ, encoded by the coding sequence ATGCGCAAATACTCTCTTTTGTTCGGGTTGCTGTTTCTCAACCTGATGCTGTTAGCTCAATCCAAGAAACCTAATATTGTATTGATTCTCGCTGATGACCTCGGCTATGGAGACTTAAGTATCTATGGACAAGAAAAATTCAGCACCCCAAATATCGATGCCTTAGCTAAAAAAGGCATGCTCTTCACGGACTTCTACGCCGGGGCTCCTGTATGTGCCCCTTCACGTTCTGCCTTGATGACCGGGCAGCATACGGGTCATACGCATATCCGTGGGAATAAAGAAATAGTTCCTGAAGGTCAGGAACCTTTAGCTCAGCAAGTTGAAACCTTTGCCATGGCCCTGAAAGATGCTGGGTATAGAACCGGTGCATTCGGAAAATGGGGCTTGGGGATGGTTGGAACGACAGGTGATCCCCTGGAAAAAGGGTTTGATGAATTCTATGGCTATAACTGCCAAAGACAATCCCACCGTTATTATCCAACTCATCTGTGGGATAATGAGGAGCGTATTGACCTGAAGGGCAATGAGAACTTAATGAAAACCACGACCTACGCTCCAGACCTGATCCATCAGAAATCATTGACTTTTATCCATAATTACAAGGATGGACCTATATTCCTGTTTATCCCAACGGTATTGCCCCATGCTGAATTGATCGTTCCGGAAGATGAAATCTTTCAGGAGTTTGACGGGAAGTTTGAGGAAAAACCATTCAAAGGTAGCCCTTATGGACCTAATGCGAGTTCAGGTTATACCAGCCAAGCTAAGCCTAGAGCGACCTTTGCAGCTATGGTTACCCGTATGGACAGGCAGGTAGCAGATGTAGTTTCTGCCTTGGAAGAAGAAGGAATGCTTGAAAATACCATTATCATCATTACGAGCGACAATGGCTCGCATAGGGAAGGCGGAGCAGATCCTGATTTCTTTAAGAGTTCGGGTCCATTCCGTGGTAATAAACGTGATGTTTATGAAGGTGGGGTAAGAACGCCTTTTATTGTGCATTGGCCAGCTCAGGTAAAAGCGAATAGCAAATCTAACCATATAGGCGCTTTCTGGGATGTAGCACCAACATTATTGGAAATTGCCCAAGCGAAACCGATGAAACAAACCGATGGTATCAGTTTCTTGCCAACCCTGTTGGGTAAAAAAGGGCAAAAGGAACATGAATATCTATATTGGGAATTCCATGAACAAGGCGGGAAGCAAGGCTTAAGGTTAGGTGACTATAAGGCTATCCGCTTGAATGCTAAAGGTAATCCGGATGCTGAAATAGCAATTTACCATTTACCGACCGATGTTGCCGAGCAAAACAATATCGCTGCCAAGCATCCTGAACTGGTGAAAAAAGCCAAGAAGATCATGGCTGAAGCTAGAACGGAAAGTGATATTTTCCCCTTTCAATAA
- a CDS encoding 7-carboxy-7-deazaguanine synthase QueE: protein MSNQVPEDGTFLPLMEEFYTIQGEGYHTGKAAYFIRLGGCDVGCHWCDVKESWDAEMHPLTSADVIVEHALQHPAKTVVITGGEPLLYNLTYLTQKLKEAGIKIFLETSGAYPLTGYWDWICLSPKKFKGPREDVLSAAGELKVIVFNKSDFQWAEEHAKFVSSTCKLYLQPEWSKAAEMTPLIIDYVKDNPRWEISLQTHKYLNIP from the coding sequence ATGTCAAATCAAGTTCCAGAGGACGGCACATTTCTTCCCTTGATGGAAGAATTCTACACGATACAGGGGGAAGGATACCATACCGGAAAAGCAGCATATTTTATTCGTTTGGGAGGTTGTGATGTAGGCTGTCATTGGTGTGACGTCAAGGAGAGCTGGGATGCTGAAATGCACCCCTTGACTTCTGCAGACGTCATCGTGGAGCATGCTTTGCAACATCCGGCAAAAACCGTGGTGATTACCGGTGGCGAACCTTTATTGTACAACTTGACCTACCTGACCCAAAAGCTTAAGGAAGCAGGCATCAAGATTTTCTTGGAAACCTCCGGAGCTTATCCTTTGACGGGATATTGGGACTGGATCTGCCTTTCTCCAAAAAAATTCAAGGGACCGAGAGAAGATGTGTTGAGTGCAGCAGGTGAACTGAAAGTCATCGTCTTCAATAAAAGTGATTTCCAATGGGCCGAAGAACACGCGAAGTTTGTTAGCTCGACCTGCAAACTCTACTTACAACCGGAATGGTCCAAGGCTGCAGAGATGACTCCTTTGATCATTGACTATGTTAAGGACAATCCAAGGTGGGAAATCTCCTTGCAGACACACAAATATCTGAACATCCCTTAA
- the thrS gene encoding threonine--tRNA ligase: protein MINITLPDGSVRQYEQGTTAMQVAQSISEGLARNVLAAEVNGEVWDSSRPIEGDASVKLLTWNDDKGKSTFWHSSAHLLAEALEALYPGIKFGIGPNIETGFYYDVDFGDREFSSDDFKQIEDKMLELAKQKEVFERKAVSKADALAYFEEKGDEYKLDLIKDLEDGKITFYTQGNFTDLCRGPHIPNTGFIKAIKLTNVAGAYWRGDESRKQLTRIYGVTFPKASELTEYLKFIEEAKKRDHRKLGKELELFAFSEKVGMGLPLWLPKGTALRQKLQDFLQKAQIKAGYEPVITPHIGHKQLYITSGHYEKYGADSFQPINTPVDGEEFLLKPMNCPHHCEIYKTKPRSYKELPVRFAEFGTVYRYEQSGELHGLTRVRGFTQDDAHLFCRPDQVKEEFKKVIDLVLYVFGALGFNEFTAQISLRDPENKTKYIGSDENWALAEAAIIESATEKGLPTVVEYGEAAFYGPKLDFMVKDALGRKWQLGTIQVDYNLPERFELEYTGSDNMKHRPVMIHRAPFGSLERFVAVLIEHCGGQFPLWLAPEQFIILPVSEKYEEYAQKLLESLNNSDIRGLIDLRDEKVGRKIRDAEVKKMPYMLIVGEKEMESGTISVRKHGGVDLGSITAEEFKDLLIKEITV, encoded by the coding sequence ATGATTAACATTACACTACCTGATGGATCTGTCCGTCAGTATGAACAGGGTACAACTGCTATGCAGGTTGCCCAATCGATTTCCGAAGGATTAGCTAGAAATGTATTAGCTGCAGAGGTAAATGGTGAGGTTTGGGATTCTTCAAGACCTATTGAAGGAGACGCTTCGGTGAAATTATTGACCTGGAATGATGATAAAGGTAAATCTACCTTTTGGCATTCATCCGCTCACTTATTGGCAGAAGCACTAGAAGCCCTTTATCCAGGGATTAAATTTGGTATCGGTCCAAACATCGAAACCGGTTTCTATTACGATGTTGACTTCGGTGACCGTGAATTCTCCTCGGATGACTTCAAGCAGATTGAGGACAAGATGTTGGAATTGGCTAAGCAAAAAGAGGTTTTTGAGCGTAAAGCTGTATCAAAAGCGGATGCATTGGCTTATTTCGAGGAAAAAGGTGATGAGTACAAGTTGGACTTGATCAAGGACTTGGAAGATGGAAAGATCACTTTTTATACACAAGGAAATTTCACTGACCTGTGTCGTGGACCACATATCCCGAATACAGGTTTTATCAAAGCGATAAAATTGACCAATGTGGCAGGTGCTTATTGGCGAGGTGATGAATCTCGTAAGCAGTTGACCCGTATTTATGGGGTTACTTTCCCTAAGGCTTCGGAATTGACCGAATATTTGAAGTTTATCGAAGAAGCCAAGAAACGTGATCACCGTAAGTTAGGTAAGGAATTGGAACTGTTTGCCTTCTCGGAGAAAGTGGGGATGGGATTGCCATTGTGGTTGCCGAAAGGAACTGCATTGAGACAAAAACTTCAGGACTTTTTACAGAAAGCGCAGATCAAGGCTGGTTATGAGCCTGTGATTACCCCGCATATCGGTCATAAACAATTGTATATCACTTCTGGTCACTACGAGAAGTATGGTGCGGATTCATTCCAACCGATCAATACACCGGTAGATGGCGAAGAGTTCTTGCTAAAACCGATGAACTGTCCGCATCACTGTGAGATCTACAAAACAAAACCTCGCTCTTACAAAGAGCTTCCGGTTCGTTTTGCAGAATTTGGAACGGTTTATCGTTATGAGCAGTCGGGTGAGTTGCATGGTTTGACCCGTGTTAGAGGGTTTACTCAGGATGATGCGCACTTGTTCTGTCGTCCAGATCAGGTGAAAGAGGAGTTCAAGAAAGTGATTGACTTGGTGCTGTATGTATTTGGGGCATTAGGTTTCAATGAGTTTACTGCTCAGATTTCATTGCGCGATCCAGAGAACAAGACCAAATATATCGGTTCGGACGAGAACTGGGCATTGGCTGAGGCAGCGATCATCGAATCGGCTACCGAAAAAGGCTTGCCTACCGTAGTGGAGTATGGTGAAGCAGCTTTCTATGGTCCTAAATTGGACTTCATGGTGAAAGATGCCTTGGGCAGGAAGTGGCAATTGGGTACCATTCAGGTTGACTACAACCTTCCGGAGCGTTTTGAGCTGGAATATACGGGTAGTGATAACATGAAACATCGTCCGGTTATGATCCACCGCGCACCATTCGGATCCTTGGAACGTTTTGTTGCAGTTCTGATCGAGCACTGCGGGGGTCAATTCCCGTTATGGCTTGCTCCTGAGCAGTTTATCATCCTGCCAGTGTCAGAAAAATATGAAGAATATGCGCAAAAACTTTTGGAATCCCTAAATAATTCCGATATTCGCGGTCTGATTGACTTGCGTGACGAGAAAGTTGGACGCAAGATCCGTGATGCCGAAGTGAAAAAGATGCCTTACATGTTGATTGTAGGGGAGAAGGAGATGGAAAGCGGAACAATCTCAGTTCGTAAACATGGTGGGGTGGACTTAGGGTCGATCACAGCAGAGGAATTTAAAGATTTATTAATAAAAGAAATAACTGTTTAA
- the infC gene encoding translation initiation factor IF-3 — translation MAKSNNFGPRGPIRKKEPEHRINEHIRVPEVRLVGDNVEQGVFPTRQALALADELELDLVEISPNATPPVCKIIDYSKFVYEQKKKQKEIKANAKQTVIKEIRFGPNTSEHDFEFKLKHAMRFLESGEKVRAYVHFKGRAIVFKEQGEILLLRFAQALEDYGKVELLPKLEGKRMFLTLAPKTSPKK, via the coding sequence TTGGCAAAAAGTAACAATTTCGGCCCGAGAGGCCCGATAAGAAAAAAAGAACCAGAACATCGTATCAATGAGCACATCCGTGTTCCAGAAGTACGTTTGGTTGGTGACAATGTAGAGCAAGGGGTATTTCCGACACGTCAGGCATTAGCATTAGCTGATGAGTTAGAATTGGATTTAGTTGAAATCTCTCCAAACGCTACGCCTCCTGTTTGCAAAATTATTGATTACAGTAAATTCGTTTACGAACAGAAAAAAAAGCAAAAGGAAATCAAAGCGAATGCGAAGCAGACGGTGATTAAGGAAATCCGTTTTGGACCTAACACCAGCGAGCATGACTTCGAGTTTAAGTTGAAGCACGCAATGCGATTCCTGGAAAGTGGCGAGAAAGTTCGTGCTTACGTACATTTCAAAGGCCGTGCAATTGTGTTCAAGGAACAAGGTGAAATCTTGTTGTTGCGCTTTGCCCAAGCCCTAGAAGATTATGGTAAAGTGGAACTGTTGCCTAAGTTGGAAGGTAAGCGCATGTTCTTGACATTGGCGCCCAAAACCAGCCCAAAGAAATAA
- the rpmI gene encoding 50S ribosomal protein L35, whose protein sequence is MPKVKTNSSAKKRFKLTGTGKIARKNAFKSHILTKKTTKQKRNLTTTSYVSDADTGNVKRMLAIGK, encoded by the coding sequence ATGCCAAAAGTTAAAACCAATTCCAGCGCGAAGAAACGTTTCAAATTGACTGGAACAGGTAAAATAGCAAGAAAAAACGCTTTCAAAAGCCACATCTTGACTAAGAAAACTACTAAACAAAAACGTAACTTAACTACTACTAGTTATGTGAGTGATGCTGATACAGGCAACGTAAAACGTATGCTAGCTATCGGTAAATAA
- the rplT gene encoding 50S ribosomal protein L20, giving the protein MPRSVNAVASRRRRKRILKLAKGYYGSRSKVYTIAKNTVEKGLQYAYRDRKTKKREFRALWIQRINAGARQHGISYSQLIGKLNAKNIGLNRKVLADLALNNPDAFKAVVDAVK; this is encoded by the coding sequence ATGCCACGTTCGGTTAACGCAGTTGCTTCTAGAAGAAGAAGAAAAAGAATCCTTAAATTAGCTAAAGGCTATTATGGATCCCGTAGCAAAGTATATACTATTGCTAAAAATACAGTAGAAAAAGGTTTACAGTACGCTTACCGCGACCGTAAAACCAAAAAACGCGAGTTTAGAGCTTTATGGATTCAACGTATCAACGCTGGAGCACGTCAACACGGAATTTCTTATTCTCAGTTGATCGGTAAATTAAACGCTAAAAACATCGGCTTGAACCGTAAGGTATTAGCTGACTTAGCTTTAAACAATCCAGATGCTTTCAAAGCAGTTGTAGACGCAGTAAAATAA
- a CDS encoding metallophosphoesterase, whose translation MNAIKKIICFCVLLVTVTSYAIAQEKKAFEKPHLSDSSSWTMVLLPDIQNYVKFQRNQPILDVMMNWIVENEDNLNIQMVMCTGDLVEHDDIINPDPKKMDQTGKQQWEAAAKAFEKLDGKIPYITATGNHDYNIFSYTHKPKTTHFPNYFYPDKNSENQKILREVTENIYGNPSLENAAYQWKSPHGKPFLFLSIEFAPRDTVLKWANKVVNQDKYRDHSVVLLTHAYLNYQNDHIKTAKYDLQDANYGTAVFEKLVKPSKNIEMVISGHIGSPNDPRKHVGFRIDKNAAGKDVNQMTFNAQALGGGTYGSGGDGWIRILEFLPDGKTIKVKTFSPWFALSSSTQDMAWRKADYDEFEIVLGENRR comes from the coding sequence ATGAACGCAATCAAAAAAATCATATGCTTCTGTGTCCTATTGGTCACAGTCACTTCTTACGCCATAGCACAAGAAAAAAAAGCCTTTGAAAAGCCTCATCTATCCGATTCCAGCTCCTGGACCATGGTCCTCTTACCTGACATCCAGAACTACGTGAAGTTTCAGCGGAACCAACCTATTTTGGATGTCATGATGAATTGGATCGTGGAAAACGAGGACAACCTCAACATTCAGATGGTCATGTGCACGGGAGACCTGGTAGAGCACGATGACATCATCAATCCAGATCCCAAGAAAATGGACCAGACCGGTAAACAGCAATGGGAAGCAGCCGCAAAAGCCTTCGAAAAACTGGATGGCAAAATCCCCTACATTACCGCAACCGGGAACCATGACTACAACATCTTCAGCTATACCCATAAACCCAAGACCACGCATTTCCCAAATTATTTCTATCCGGACAAAAACAGCGAAAACCAAAAGATCCTAAGGGAAGTTACGGAGAACATTTATGGGAACCCAAGCTTAGAAAATGCGGCCTATCAATGGAAATCACCTCATGGCAAGCCGTTTCTATTCCTTTCCATCGAGTTCGCTCCTCGAGATACTGTATTGAAATGGGCAAACAAGGTCGTCAACCAAGACAAATACCGAGACCATAGCGTAGTCTTGTTGACCCATGCCTACCTAAATTACCAAAACGATCACATCAAGACCGCCAAGTATGATCTGCAGGACGCCAATTACGGGACTGCTGTATTTGAAAAACTGGTAAAACCATCCAAGAATATCGAAATGGTTATTTCCGGCCATATAGGCTCTCCAAACGACCCCAGGAAACATGTAGGCTTCCGTATCGACAAGAACGCTGCAGGTAAAGATGTAAATCAAATGACCTTTAACGCCCAAGCCTTGGGTGGTGGAACCTATGGAAGTGGTGGAGATGGCTGGATAAGGATTTTGGAGTTTTTGCCAGATGGTAAAACCATAAAAGTAAAAACCTTTTCCCCATGGTTTGCATTGTCAAGCAGCACCCAAGATATGGCCTGGAGAAAAGCAGATTATGATGAGTTTGAGATTGTATTGGGGGAAAACAGACGATAG